GAAGTAAAAAAAATGTACCATTTATATAACCACGACATGACAATGATGGAATGTTTTCTGATATTCCCTCTGCAGAACCTGAACATGAGTTGTTCCTGGTGTACGGTAAGGGCCGCCCTGGCATCATACGTGGCATGGACATGAATGCCAAAGTCCCAGACGAGTACATGATCCCCATTGAGAACCTGATGAACCCGCTGGCGCTGGACTTCCACGCCGAGAGCGAGTCGTCTACTTCGCTGACGCCGTGAGTTATATAATTGACGGCAGAAGATCGACGGCACCGAGAGAGACACCATCCTGAAGGATGGTGAGGACTGATCTGGTACCATAGTGTTTCACATGAAATGCTTTACAACAACCCTCTGTTCCACCCTATTACAAAATCAAATCGCAATTCATATAGAACTctgatgcatatagaatcacgagATATATCAGATAGCTACCTAGGAATTGTGATACAAAGGTCCCTGCCAATACCAAGCCCTAGTAGAAAGTCACTCTCGCtctttcccgctctctccctctctctatccttctgtcCCTTCCCCCCTTTCCTTCCTTCAGGCATCCACACCGTGGAGGGGATAGCGGTAGACTGGATGGCAGGTAACCTATACTGGACAGACGACGGGCCCATGAAGACCATCAGTGTGGCCAGGTTGGAGAAGGCCTCTCAGACACGCAAGACCCTCATTGAGGGCAAGATGACCCACCCTCGCGCCATCGTCGTGGACCCCCAGCACGGGTCAGACATTATGCCCTCCTTATGTTCTATTGCTATAGTATCCATCTCACTATAGTAGCTATAGTATCCATCTCTCCCAGGAGGATTCCTGGGGGAACACTTTTTgggggatttctggaaaacctgtgaATTTCAGGAAAGTTACTTGCAGTTTGCAAACGTAGTAATGCTCTAACAGAACGTGTGATTGTGTTCCAGGTGGATGTACTGGACAGACTGGGAGGAGGACCCCAAGAAGACTAACCGAGGGAAGATCAAGAAGGCATGGATGGACGGTTCGCATGACCAGGTCCTGCTGACCAGTAAGACAGTGTTGTGGCCCAACGGCCTGAGTCTGGACATCCCGCAGGGTGTCCTGTACTGGGTGGATGCATACTACGACCGCATCGAGATGGTTTACCTCAACACCACAGAGCGCAAGGTCAGTTAGACTGCTTACTAAGCCTAGACCTAACCTAATGATCACACATGTACACATCTCCCCACCAGAGACTGAGGTTCAATCCCACATCCACACTCCTACTGTTTCTCCCACCTGCCTATATCCCATCTGATTGCCAAACTGTCTAAATCAAGTGTCAGCAAATACTCCcaaaatgtatatataaaaaagaGGCTTCTATGCTTTTGACTTTCACCATGACCAGGGGTCATGATCTATGTTGTATGataattttctctctctcattggtCAGATGGTGTATGAGGGAAGTGAGCTGAACCACGCCTTCGGCTTGTGTCACTACAAGCACTTCCTGTTTTGGAACGAGTACCGTGGCGGCAGCATCTTCAAACTGGACACCACCACCAGCACTGTCACGCTGCTCCGAAATGAACGACCACCCCTCTTCGAGATCCGCGTGTATGACGCTCACCAGCAGCAAGGTAACTTTAATGGAAAGTACTATATGGATAATGCTAGGTAACTCTATATAGGTAACACTAGGTAACACTATATGGGTAACACTAGGTAACACTATATGGGTGACACTAGGTAACACTAGGTAACACTATATGGGTAACACCAGGTAACACTATATGGGTGACACTAGGTAACACTATATGGGTGACACTAGGTAACACTAGGTAACACTATATGTGCAACACTAGGTAACACTAGGTAACACTATATGGGTGACACTAGGTAACACTATATTGCTGACACTAGGTAACACTATATGGGTAACACTAGGTAACACTATATGGGTGACACTAGGTAACACTATATGGGTGACACTAGGTAACACTATATGGGTGACACTAGGTAACACTAGGTAACACTATATGGGTAACACTAGGTAACACTATATGGGTGACACTAGGTAACACTATATGGGTGACACTAGGTAACACTGTATGGGTGACACTAGGTAACACTATATGGGTGACACTAGGTAACACTATATGGGTGACACTAGGTAACACTATATTGCTGACACTAGGTAACACTATATGGGTAACACTAGGTAACACTATATGGGTGACACTAGGTAACACTATATGGGTGACACTAGGTAACACTATATGGGTGACACTAGGTAACACTATATGGGTGACACTAGGTAACACTATATGGGTGACACTAGGTAACACTATATGGGTGACACTAGGTAACACTATATGGGTGACACTAGGTAACACTATATGGGTGACACTAGGTAACACTATATTGCTGACACTAGGTAACACTATATTGCTGACACTAGGTAACACTATATTGCTGACACTAGGTAACACTATATGGGTGACACTAGGTAACACTATATGGGTGACACTAGGTAACACTATATGAGTGACACTAGGTAACACTATATGGGTGACACTAGGTAACACTATACAAGACAGTGAACAAGCAAGTCATAAAGTGTCATCATAACATGCCAAAACTTCTTGTCAAATTTCGTAAAAGGTTATAATGTGTCAGTGATTTAGCTAGCCTAGATGTGAATTAATGAATGCATGAATAAATGAGTACTTTAATGGCCCAAATAGGAAATGAGCTTGGTAACAATGCTAACggccctgtctgcctgtcttctGTTGGTGTTTCAATAGGCACCAACCTGTGTCGTGTGAAAAACGGTGGTTGCAGCAGTCTGTGTCTGGCTATCCCTGATGGCAGGTCCTGTGGCTGTGCTGACGACCAGATACTGCATGACGACAATGTCACCTGTAAAGGTATGCATTGGGATGGTCTCAATTAGAATATGTTAAAATATTATTTTAAGTTGATCTGTGATGCTGTATGGAATGTCCATGTTTAAGCTGGTGAGTGGAGAAACGAATGTCTCAGACCTGCTTTCTTCAGCTGAATTGGTTCTAATAGCCCTCATAAGTAGATAAATGCATCCCATATTTCCCGAATATGAACAGCTGACATTAAGAGACGTTGCTCTACTAGAGTGTCCGTAACAGtcttctcctttcctcactctctctctctctctctccctagccaACCCCACCTACATCCCTCCTCCTCAGTGTCAGCCCGGAGAGTTTGCCTGTAAGAACAACCGCTGTATCCAGGAGCGATGGAAGTGTGACGGTGACAACGACTGTTTGGACAACAGCGACGAGGCGCCTGAGCTCTGCCGTGAGTAGTGTCACTCCCCCACTCCTTCGCCGTGGTTactgagcaacacacacacacaacaacaacagcaacaacaataacaacaatgcaTGACATGCACATTTAAGAATCATGAGCTGAGTAGGAGCAGCAGCAGAACTGATCCAGCACTAATACTGCCTCTTCTTTGAAACATGCATCAATTAAATTTTAAATATCTATTGACTGTTAAATAGGCCCATAgtttctccatctatctctctcttcatgtgACAATTAGTAAAACTAGGATTTCTCTGTGTATACATGAAAGTTCCACTTCCAGTGCATGACAGAGCAGTCGGAGCAGCAGAACCTCCATCATCCTAAAACATAATGTGCTTATAGATGTGTCATGTCAGCTTTATGAACTTACAGTTATTGAAAATCCCCTTATATTAGGCCAGTTATAGGAGACTCCTTTGTGACACAGTCCCTCTTGTAGAGATACTGTAAAAACATGTTCTAATTCTATTGATCTTACATTCTAATTCTAATGATCTTACATTCTAATTCTAATGTTCTAATTCTATTGATCTTACATTCTAATACTAATGTTCTAATTCTATTGATCTTACATTCTAATTCTAATGTTCTAATTCTATTAATCTTACATTCTAATTTTAATGTTCTAATTCTATTGATCTTACATTCTAATTATAATGTTCTAATTCTATTGATCTTACATTATAATTCTAATGTTCTAATTCTAAACATCTTACATTCTAATTCTA
This sequence is a window from Oncorhynchus gorbuscha isolate QuinsamMale2020 ecotype Even-year unplaced genomic scaffold, OgorEven_v1.0 Un_scaffold_2567, whole genome shotgun sequence. Protein-coding genes within it:
- the LOC124017490 gene encoding low-density lipoprotein receptor-related protein 1-like: MAGNLYWTDDGPMKTISVARLEKASQTRKTLIEGKMTHPRAIVVDPQHGWMYWTDWEEDPKKTNRGKIKKAWMDGSHDQVLLTSKTVLWPNGLSLDIPQGVLYWVDAYYDRIEMVYLNTTERKMVYEGSELNHAFGLCHYKHFLFWNEYRGGSIFKLDTTTSTVTLLRNERPPLFEIRVYDAHQQQGTNLCRVKNGGCSSLCLAIPDGRSCGCADDQILHDDNVTCKANPTYIPPPQCQPGEFACKNNRCIQERWKCDGDNDCLDNSDEAPELCHLHTCPSDRFKCQNNRCIPLRWLCDGDNDCGNDEDESNTTCSARTCPPNQYACASGRCIPTSWTCDLDDDCGDRSDEPDSCAYPTCFPLTQFTCANGRCINVSWRCDN